TGCAGAAATTACGTACCTTCAAAATTGTTCTACTTAGAAAGAAAATATGCGTTTACGattatttcgatcgttctcCCTCTCGAACTCAAACAACAACGAAATAAACGTCATTTGTACTGCAATGAAACTAccgtttgtttaaaattgttttagaaAATGAAGGTATCCTTAatacctttaaaaaaaaatttaagtaaTCAGGGAAAACTATTTATCTCGTAATGTATTTACTTACCGTAgaataaagtaaataatttttgtaagaaTTTGCAATAGAGGGAAAGGAAATGTAAGTATTTCACCATAATTTTTAACATTGTACAAGAAACACGATTCTTGTAGTACCGCGGTACTTAATATGTATATCGGTAAAAGTGAAACGACATTTTTCTGCATTGTAtcaaatcgataaaaaattacGCGGAGAATATATCATTCTGTTAAAGTTTTCAATAGGAAAGAGGAAACGAATCGTATTTAAGTTGTAGTTAATTGCAATTTAAACTTTCCGTAGCGAGCCACAAGTTATTTATCTGGCCTGAATCTCGCGAAACTTGATTTAAATTCAATAGAATTTAGATTATGTCTCGCCATTACATGAATCGTAGCCATTAATCTAATGGATCGAGAAACAGGCTCTCGTTGTGTGGTGATTTATTAAAAAGATGATGAAAAATTTCCTCACGATGCGTACAATTAAAGGCAAACATACGTTCATTCAATATGGAAATATAACGTCCAGCTATAATTGTTATAAACACGATAAACTGGCTAATAAATCGTTTCAGACACATCGCcacaagagagaaaaaaagttaGGAAAAAAGGTTTGTTGAACCAATGACGAGTATTTACTATCTGCatcattttcttatttttcattctCTTGTTATTATATTAAATGTTCTCGTACCAGTTATCACTTTTCAGTATGTTTTCCATGATTTTCCCTTTTacgatattattaaatatccaTTGTTTTATATCTTTTACTGGATTGAAAACTATTAAAATacgcattaaaatattcgcgtaaaaaattaagtaaatttctttttacgcTTTCAAgatgattaaaatatttctgGAACGTTTTTACAGAAGGTAAAATTAGCATCAAATTTATGCATATACagtatatttttataactttgataaaataattttttacgaatGTATTCGAGATATTTCggataatttatttgaaatttcatcATATTAAGGAAATCTTCACgctgtagaaaaataaaatttttaataaatctgACTAACttttactctttctctctctcttgcacaCCTTTGACCCCTTCGTTTCTGTCACTCATTGATAGCGTGCTTAATATCTTGTGCAATTGTTTCAAATAAGAACCATACGgagatataattattttaaacccGTGTTCACCTTTTTATGTTCGATACAAAAATTTTGCCAAAGTcttcgtgaaacattttttgtattAGACTGATTGTATAAAGAATCACGTTAGTGAAACACTGTTTGCACTGATGGACACAGTTTTCCAAATAATACGAATGAGAAAGGTATGCGACATTTGCACAAAAGGTATGCAATACATAAGCAAtctaaatttaattacaaatgtgAATGTTCAAATATgttacgcaatagcaatttcaagGCAAATCCAAATCGTGTAGTAATTATCGAACTCAAATAAACGTGAacctaaataatttttctctccacGAGAAAATATATACTCTGTGCTTTATTCAAATATCCTTCGGAGAACTAGTTAAGTTTTACAATCGTGTTCAAAGGTACCAATTTGTATACCATGGATAATTGCTACCATCTAACTATGTAACAAGACTGTGATAACTTCGCACGCGTTCATACAACTGCATCTAATCATGGATGAACTTGAGTTATAGAGTATTCAATACACCCTGAAAAGGGCTACGATATTAAGGGTTTAGAAAACTATGATTGTACTTTAACAAATGAAAATAGACCTGCAATCTTTTAAGCGTCTAATCTCAGACGCTTCGAGCCGTAAAGCTATTTTATAAggaatattattatacaaattttcttctGCACCTTTACAACTTGAAAGCTAAGATATTTGTACAATCGtataaattgctattgcaaaTTTTCCTCTAACTTCTAGATTTTTATAACTATTTAAAATGAGAGCCATTACTAAATTACTTTGAACATTCTTCTTTTTATTGTCACCTTCTCGTGTCTTCTGCATTtcttttgtttcatttcttattTTTCCTCACACTTTAAGATACCCGCTTGTACGATTTGGTCAAATTTAGCATGTCTAAATTCTATCCTAGTATACATTTTCTACAGATTGTAAAGCTCGTGTTCATTTTATTAAGACGTGGCTAAAATTTGTTAGCGATTAAGTTCTCTACGGGTAAATTTGTTACGAATGAACGTAGAAGCATGTATAATTTATACTTCTGTCTGACAAGAAACTGCACTTTGGTAGAAATTTATCTAGTATTGTTGGCAGTAACGTTCTAAGAACGATGGTCTCAAGTTCGAGTTAAAACGTTGAAATGATAAATTGAGTTTCATGCGTATCTCTATTGGAACAAATACCAACTACTTCCAAAAGAAGAAACGGGTATAAAAACTAACCCTGTTTTTCTGACTTTTAACTTATCTTTAATATCGACGTGTTCGACCTTCCGATAACGTTAACCCAAGATGGTAACCACGTGTGCTGTGTCCAagttttcgagtaacaataaAGAAGCCCCTCGATGGTTGTACGTAATGTAAACAAATACGCGatcaattgaaaatttatattacaatacaattatataaatatttatgcagGTTTATTTActtgttacaaattttaaatttacttgaaatataaatttatacttgAACCATctcgtaaatataaattttacggTAATACATTGATGACGACAGTAATGGACGTCAAACTTAATAAgtacaataaaatttgtataatgtacaacgcgaACAAGAAATAAACttcattaataatatttatcgcgGATAGTATGGATTTTGATGAAATAAACAAGTGTAAAGATAATAGTCCGTTCATTGTTTGCGTGGTGTTATGTTACAAATAAGTAATACTGATGGTACGTCATCGAAGGAAATGAAAGCGGGTTGCTCATCGTCATGTTAATCCTGGGAGTGTCGTAACTTACCCTAACAGAGTTTTAGGGCGCGGTATAGATATATATACCTGATTGTATGTATTGGTAGAATGACATTTAGATAACCGAAAAATGAATAAATGTAAGAAGAATTAGTTATGTATTTTACTACACCCGTACTTGTATTTTGTCCCGAGAAAGGAAATACTAAAGGTAGATAGGAAAATTGTACGAGCAATTTTGGTTAATTCGTTTGGGattttgttttctcttttcaTTGAAAACGGCAAAATGTTTCTTAACAAATATTCTCTCCATATTAAGAAGCGCGTTTTATTAGATATTTTCCGATCAAATTTCCCAAACAAGTTAGTTAATGTTcctttacaatttattatttcaattaacTCGATAATCAAACTGCTTTCGTTGGTCGTCTGAAAAATATCGTGGACCATCTCGTTTCATGGCGACCGAATCATTTACGAATCATGCGTTTCGGAGGATGAACCACCCGCACATACATATAATGCCTCTATTGTAATTTCCAGCCTAAACCTTGGATTTGCACATAAACGTGGGTGAATACGTTTGTCTTTCTTGAATACCCTCTAACGATAGTAAAACTATTGAAACTACGTATAACAAAAATCTTATTAGCATTCTTAATGAATTATTTGATACTGTTTATTGCCTAAACTCTACAATATGTACCTACAGAATGATTCTAGGAATTGAAACAAATGAAACATTGTTGCTGTCTCTTCTTAATATAACTTCTTTTTGCGCAATAGTGTAAGTGCAATACATACTCCCcccttttttataaataactcGTTTTacacaaatcaattttttccatcgttctgcatagaaaaatattaagatACAATCATTGAAAGCATAAtactttacaaaatatttcatattttatattaggaaattactttattctaaaaaaggaacaaaagaTATTTGCATCCAAGAAAAATGATAGATTTAAAATCATATAAAAATAGTATACTTTTAGAATTGTTAAActtgtctatattttaattgtgATATTCCACCCGCTTCTAGCCATTTTGGAGAACACTGATGAAAACTTTTTCttactcgtttcttcgaaattttcattcgatttttaATTAGTTACATTCGAATAATTAGATTTAATTTTACGTTTAACGGCGCCGATCGAAATTAAAGACCGCGAGTACACCGTGTCTCCTAAAAGGAACCCCATAAGAAAAAATCGAGTGGGTTGAAGTTGTGCGAACGTGTTGGCAAAGGTGTGAGACTTCGTTTGCCAAACCATTTTTCTCAATACGTTTCCGTTATGCATTGTGTTGCAATCCAGGCGTTATGAGCCGGTGCCCCGCCTTGCTGGAGAGTTTTTCGTAAGACAAAATGTCTTTGGAGTCTTTTGTTTGAATTGATCACATGCAAAGTATTATTTGAGAGATAAAACTAATTGTTCAAACGTAACAGTTACGCAACCTAAAAATtgtgataaaaaatataaagaagcgAGTAAGAAAACCGTTTGGACCGTAAAGCTGAAACTAACGTAAAGTATTAAATATCTCGTGcattatttcattttcaatgGTCCtaagttattttttttaaatacagaatAACGAGAAGAATCATATTATCTTGGAAACGATCAGTTATTCTatctattataaaaatataatgtaagTGTATACTGTGTTTGCATCGTTGTACCAAAAAAATGTATGCCTTGGAAAGATAGTCCTCATTACGGCCTTCAACTTCTCCCTCTATCAATGTTTTGTATCTTTGCGTAGAAGAGAGCTACCGCTTGTCCCAGTTTCTAGAATCACCCTGCGTAAACacataaaatataatagaacaCGCTTAGAAGCTTAATGATTTCATTTTTCCTATTTGGTTCATTCATTTATTTGAATTCAATGATATCGAATTAAATAAGTATTAAGGTTTTAAGAACCAAAATTATCAAGATTGGAACtttgaatttctaaatgaaTTTCTTTTAACCGAATTAACAGAAGGTATCAAAAGCCAGTTCAACTTATTTCCAAAAACATTTTTAACTGCTTCTAACGAAAAAGTATCAAACTAGAAAGGAGAGAGGAATGAGTACTTTTCCATCGAATTTGTATTATATGTATTCAGACAAGTGTACGATAAATCAAGATTTATAACAGTCTTAAAGATACTTGCAAGTTACAACAGTgatctttttcttttgtaaatgtGGCTGTATTTAAGAGTTAGTGTTAGTACGCATTAGTTACTATATTAATACACAGTGTGCAAAGATATTTAGTTTCTACAATGTATGAGATAAGCCTTGATTACTTAAAAGAAAAGCAGCTCGCGACATGTTTTGAGTTGACAAAGCGGATAACATACTACATAGCTTACAAAGCCCAGGGTTCACGCGTTTGAATTTCTTGCTCGAagtgtttttgaattttttttcattgcgCAGCATTTCTTTAACAATTATCGCTATTTATCATTATCAGCGAGACTGACGTCTTGAGACCCGTGTAACTGCTGCAATCTCTCCTGTTTAgttgaataattaataaaagaatattaaatcgCTGAAAAGCAAAACAATCTTAAGATGGTTTCAAAATTACACAGTTACCAATTACAGAACGCAATTAAACGTAAGCCTAATAGTAAAACGCCGTAAGGGTAATTCCCTCACAGCTTTGCATCAAAGTATGCAGGATATCAGGGGTCATTTGTTCACCCATCGTCAGCTTCCACGTACCACGAGTAACGACAAAGTGCAGAGGTCATCAATGATGTAGGTAACAGTAATATCGTACTTTATAAGAAAAGACATTTTAAACTTGGAAAACACTATTTTCGGATCAGAGGATCCTTCTTCGTGAAATTTTACCGTCTCCGAAATACTCAACGAGTTAACcgtagtatattttatttataattacatcGTTACGTTCTTCTATCGACAGCATTTAATATGCATTgaaacgtttctcttttttttttctcaattcaATACTttcgattaaacaattttgataCTTTGGTAAACAATTCGTTCTTTGATAACGACATTTATCGATTAAATAacgcattatatattattttcacactttttaAACGAAGTGTAAAAATGAAGTTTCTtaataatgtatatttaaagaatgcaaaatttctttttttacaagtTTCAGTAATgaactaataaaaataattattatcgttacaTTTGAACGATTTAAAATCGGTTTCGATGAATCAGCTAGAAACCTGGACAGATTCtataaaatgtaacgaattctcgaaacaatgcgacatatttaattataaaatttatcagAACAACGCGAAAATAGTTTGAACGTACACAGAAGTCGCGTGAAAAATGTCTAGTCGATCGAGACTGTCGATCGAAAATTCCAGAGAGTCCAAATATTTGGACATGTTTGGATACCGTCGAACAGTCTTGCGACCCTACCGAAAGCGCTCACGACTCGGCTACTGTGCCCTCCAAATGCTCCAAATCGCGTGGTGGTAGTAATCACAGCCAGGTTCTACGTATCTACTCGATTCGGCTTGTTCCCCTAAGCGGGCCGTTGTTTTTCAACAAAACTGAAACGCAGGAGCGTTCTGTAGAAAACGAGCGATCTCATGAATACAGCAAACCTCGTAGAGATGCATAGGAAGGCAAGGAATACGGGGCGATAATAGGTACACATAGCGAGACTCGTTGTCGGGGAGCGCTGACCGCAGAGATAACGCTTTGACCCGTTACAAGCTTCAAGCACGAAATGAATGCCTTCACTGTCTCATCCAAGCCCGGCCCAATCCAAATATGTAGCCCTTTTTCTTACCAGCTCGCCCTTTATTAACCGCCCACCGCGCTCCTGCGAATTCGATGGCTTTACCTTAAATCGACCACCACTTCGGCGCTTTTCAAACGAACTGTTGCGCTTTCGGTATCGTTTAAAGTGAAATCGATCCCCGTTTCATATAGACCGTTGATATCGCTCCCCGTGTATTTCTATCGGTAACAATAAAACTGAAAACCTAATTTCCCAATGGTCCAATTCGAGACCGGAGCTAACTTTTTAGGATGGAGTATAACGTATCCGTGGATGAGAGCGGGAGGCGAGACAGTGTTCCCAATCAGAAGTGAAATCGTCGTACGAGTTCCCAACACCGATTCCCCCCGAAGTTACTTCGAGCTACGCTCAacgatcgttcaattttcgCAATACACGTTCATCCTCGTGCATTTCGTGCCAGATAAAATCATCTTTATTTACTCGTAGACACGCTGGAAGCAAACCGACACGGTTCCGATAACACGTAAATATTGTTTCAGAATTATCAGTGAACGCATCCACTCAACAATCGGAAGTAACACTGAGACTGCTGCCTATCAACGAGAACTCCGAGATCACAGGATGCCAAGATCGGCCGCATATTTGTGGAAAAGAAGCGGCCTGCCGCACATTCTACGACAATACGTCGAAATGTGTTTGCCCGCACGACTTGTCCCCCCCGACAGCTGACTTAAAATGCCCAAATCGTCTAATAGGTCAGACCTAGATCCAGTTTCTATGTTTCCTTGTAAACGATAGTGTGCTTCTACGATTTACACGCTACCGCGCGTCGGTAGCACGGTACAGATATGAatctaaaaaattaaacaacgaaACGTTACACATGTATCGTAACAATCGCAATATTTCACCAATATGGTTGCCTTGCGACAGTAATTCCAACCACATCTCGATTTATCAGTTCCATTGTTTTTTAGATATTAAATACCAACATTTATAAAAGTTTGATAGAGTGTGCCTGTGTTCGCGTaagacaaaattaaaaataattgtttcaacgCGTAGAGTTATCGTTTTGTCAGAAATACGACGATTTGAATCAGTTGTCAACACTTTGCGTTCAAccgacgaacaaaaaaaaaaaaataacgaatattCCAATTATTTTTCAGTTCCCCTAACACCACGACCTATACCAAACATAATACCCCCAAATGGTAATTCCACCAATAGCACGACCGCCCTTCCAGAAGCTGAACAggtaattatatattctcatttacttttaaaattgtTGAACATCGGATCTAATTAATGTATAtcaaattttttgtaaatatagtTTCGAGTGTATCACTATTATCCAACAGGTAGAGCGATCGAGACAAAGGGTACCTGAAATAATAGGAATTGCCATAGCTTTCATCGCCGTATTAGTAATTTTGCTGAGCATAGTGTACTGCGTCAGGAAACGGAGTTATAACATCAAATCGCAAAGGAATTCCCTGGACGTTCGTATAACATGTTATATTACATCTCCTCAGAACTGGCATAACTCTAAACTTCCTAACGTGTTTAtgaaaaaagtgaaaaaggAAACGTTGCGTTTTAATGCTTTCGGACGTTttgaaagtaattaatataatacaCCTTTAATTCAATACGTTCTTCTTTAAAATTAACTGCGATAGAAATGCTAATATTGAAatcttcatttttcatttacgtATCTTTTGAGTAGGAAATACAATAcgtaaatgtaatatttatttacactttTTTCTATAACTCCGCTCATATGTTTCTTTAATCTTCTATTTATATCTTCAAGGAGAAAGACTTCTAACTATACCTCActtcatattttatatatatatatatatatatatatatatatatatatatattatgtatctAATATTATAAAAAGTTATCACCTTGGTGTAAGTTCTAATCAAATTTATTACACAGTGCGCTAGTAttccatttttaataaatattattccgtTATTTGTGTTATAATCGTCGTCTATAACATTGTAGGCGTAGCGAATAAAGTaaacatttttcataaaaatttttaaagaaaaatatttgtttacttATTCTGAATGAATATAATTACATAAATAATAACTGTGCacaatttaaacaattatcgaaCTCGTGTCAATTTGATATTTAATATTCTGTTACATTATTTAACTCTCAATTGTTTCATTTATGAATAACAGGATTTTCTGCCAAAGTTGTTTACTTCACGAACTATCTATCATTACTATTTTGCTACTTAAATCGTGATTAAGAATTGTCACGAAAAATCTTTCACGTGTTCTGTTCAGGGGACACCGATGAATCTGAAGAAGGGGTTGCTATTAGCAAATAAGTACACACCTAATCCACAGTATTTCAGTTGCGCTTCGCCAGAGGTACCGATTCTGCAGCGCGAGTCTCTCGTATTTGTACAAGATATTGGCGAAGGATGCTTTGGAAAAGTGTACAAAggtattaaattgaatttaagatTATATTGTTGTACAAGTTCTGTCCGCCAGCATATGTTTTCTGTACAttcgatatttgaaattttccgtCTAGACATTCACTGTTAACCAACAAGTATACGTATCTTTGTAACAATTATAAGTATCTTCCATAGTTGGgaattattgtttcttttaGCCTGGAACGTTAATAACAGATTTCATTGTTTCAGGAGAATTATGTACAGGAGATTCGAAGGAAATCGTCGCGATAAAAGTCTTGAAGGATTCCGCCTCCCACGAAGCTGAAGAAGACTTCATGCGGGAAGTAGATATCATGTCTACGTTTGGACATAGAAATATTTTGTCACTGAAAGGAGTGGTGCTTCGAGATGCAAACAACAGCCCGTGGATGGTTTTCGAATATATGCCTTACGGGGATCTAGCCGAAGTTTTGCGATCGAACACCCGACAGCTTCGATCGTCGAAACCTGGACTGCAACCTTTGACTCAGGTGAATCTTCTTTGATTTGTATTCGATCCCTATGTCCTCTGTTTCGTTCACTTGTATATTTCTTAAGTTACACACAAAATGAGAAAGCGTTGATTTACACGCAAGATGAATGTGAATTGGAAACGAAGTAGAGTGCGCCAAGCTCTTAACGTGTAGGTCAAATCGAGTTCTTAACGAATATTCGATCGATGAACTGATTAAATTGATCGATGTACAATTCACGTGTTACAGGAGTCTTTACATTGGATAACCATCCAGATCGCAGCAGGCATGACTTATTTGTCTGGTCAAAGATTCGTTCATCGGGATCTAGCTTGCAGAAATTGTCTGGTTGGTTCCGACCTAGTTGTCAAAATTGCTGATTTCGGCATGTCGCGGGACGTGTATACTTGTGATTATTATAAGGTAGATTTATAGCAATTCACAGTAGCAAGTTACGAAGTAACTGATcgatgaacaaattttttcattctcCTCAGATAGGGGGATCTCGACTTCTACCAGTTCGTTGGATGTCACCAGAGAGTGTAATGTATGGACGGTTCACGCTAGAAAGTGACGTCTGGAGCTTCGGGGTTGTTCTATGGGAAGTCTATTCTTTCGGCAAACAGCCATATTACGGACACAACAATGAAGAAGTGAGTGGAAATGTTAGCTTTACCGGTGATCGCATCTCCGTCGAGGAACACATCCGCGTAGTGCACCACCTtctcctcccccctccctctcGATTCTCGATAAAACTTTGCAGGTTCGTAGAGCTGTCAGAAATAAGGTATACGTGTTTCTTTTTAGCTGCGGTAACTTAAATTTAAGGCAGTGGTTTCCAAACTTTTTGGAAGGCGCCCTTCTAGAAAGAAAAAATCTACGCCCGAGATAAGTGGTAGGTTTAAAATGATACAAGAAAAATATGCTCCTACAATCGTTAAGCTTCCGTGACCATTGTATCAATAGAAGGAGACTGTTCAGTTGTATAAGTTATCCGCATTTCtctatattacaattttttttttcacgcccCACGATATTTGGAAAACTTTAAGGGTTGAAAATATCCTCCAAAGTTTTAGCCTTCTGATCACCACCTTCGCGTGGTTCTCATTAAATAGTGTTAAATGGAATGTTTTCAACAGTAAGGGTCGTGTTGAAAATTCAAACGTATATTTTTCTTCCCAAAGAAGTACGATGAGTTACTAAAACCTACACCGAcgcttaaaaataattaatgtttTTCTCGTTATACTTAAGTAATTCGGAAAATGAGGAAAATATGTATGTTTATCGAATTTATCATTTGTTTAGTTCGACCAatttaaaattgcaaaatattctAGCCTGGGGTCCAACTGTGACTTACATCGTTTCCATAATTCTTAAGTGTACGTCCATTGTCGAACGTAAAAGAGAGTAGTAAAAATATGCTGcaatttttatgattttctcACCAGAAAAGATGTGCTTTGGAACGAATTGCTAAAGTATCGCACAGTAACTTTTGTTTCTCTTCACTAAACCAACTTTTATCAAACTATGCGATGTTCAACGTCTCATCGATCTGCGAAAACATATACTATTAAGGACAAAATGTATCTCCTCCGCACCGTCATTTTCTTATCAAATGCTGTTTCAGGTGGTAAAACTAATATTCCAAGGAATAATGCTCATTCCGCCAGTAGAATGTCCA
The sequence above is drawn from the Ptiloglossa arizonensis isolate GNS036 chromosome 1, iyPtiAriz1_principal, whole genome shotgun sequence genome and encodes:
- the LOC143144572 gene encoding muscle, skeletal receptor tyrosine-protein kinase isoform X2 yields the protein MERRRIPRRRGLSSAETRTELSVNASTQQSEVTLRLLPINENSEITGCQDRPHICGKEAACRTFYDNTSKCVCPHDLSPPTADLKCPNRLIVPLTPRPIPNIIPPNGNSTNSTTALPEAEQVERSRQRVPEIIGIAIAFIAVLVILLSIVYCVRKRSYNIKSQRNSLDGTPMNLKKGLLLANKYTPNPQYFSCASPEVPILQRESLVFVQDIGEGCFGKVYKGELCTGDSKEIVAIKVLKDSASHEAEEDFMREVDIMSTFGHRNILSLKGVVLRDANNSPWMVFEYMPYGDLAEVLRSNTRQLRSSKPGLQPLTQESLHWITIQIAAGMTYLSGQRFVHRDLACRNCLVGSDLVVKIADFGMSRDVYTCDYYKIGGSRLLPVRWMSPESVMYGRFTLESDVWSFGVVLWEVYSFGKQPYYGHNNEEVSGNVSFTGDRISVEEHIRVVHHLLLPPPSRFSIKLCRW
- the LOC143144572 gene encoding muscle, skeletal receptor tyrosine-protein kinase isoform X1 codes for the protein MERRRIPRRRGLSSAETRTELSVNASTQQSEVTLRLLPINENSEITGCQDRPHICGKEAACRTFYDNTSKCVCPHDLSPPTADLKCPNRLIVPLTPRPIPNIIPPNGNSTNSTTALPEAEQVERSRQRVPEIIGIAIAFIAVLVILLSIVYCVRKRSYNIKSQRNSLDGTPMNLKKGLLLANKYTPNPQYFSCASPEVPILQRESLVFVQDIGEGCFGKVYKGELCTGDSKEIVAIKVLKDSASHEAEEDFMREVDIMSTFGHRNILSLKGVVLRDANNSPWMVFEYMPYGDLAEVLRSNTRQLRSSKPGLQPLTQESLHWITIQIAAGMTYLSGQRFVHRDLACRNCLVGSDLVVKIADFGMSRDVYTCDYYKIGGSRLLPVRWMSPESVMYGRFTLESDVWSFGVVLWEVYSFGKQPYYGHNNEEVVKLIFQGIMLIPPVECPPFVCQLMRECWKTDPKDRIKFADILERLEKAQGKSIQQGTLPRPPQGPVTIRTPDVLDPDGYLLPAPTIPHEYLQTLPILSD